The Mycobacterium haemophilum DSM 44634 sequence CCCGAGACGCTGCATCGCGGGGTGCGCCGACTCGAATCGGGCTGCTACGCCCGCATCCGTCCCGGACAGCTCGAACCGGCGATCACCCGCTACTTCGTGCCACGGTTTGCCGCCACACCGATCACCAGCGACACCCAACAGGCCCGCTACGACGAAATCACCGCGGTGCTTGCGGATTCGGTGGCCAAGCACATGCGCGCCGACGTCACCGTCGGCGCGTTTCTGTCCGGCGGTATCGACTCCACGGCCATCGCGGCGCTGGCGATCCGGCACAATCCGCGCCTGATTACGTTTACCACCGGCTTCGAGCGTGAGGGATTCTCCGAGATCGACGTGGCGGCGGCCTCGGCCGAGGCAATCGGTGCGCGCCACATCGCCAAGGTGGTCCACGCCGACGAGTTCGTCGCCGCCCTACCGGAGATCGTCTGGTACCTCGATGAGCCGGTTGCCGACCCGGCCCTGGTCCCGCTGTTCTTCGTCGCCCGCGAAGCCCGCAAGCACGTCAAGGTGGTGCTGTCCGGAGAGGGCGCCGACGAGCTGTTCGGCGGCTACACAATCTACCGGGAGCCGCTGTCGTTGAAGCCCTTCGACTACCTACCCGGGCCACTGCGACGCTCGATGGGCACGGTGTCCAAACCACTGCCCGAAGGGATGCGGGGCAAGAGCCTGCTACATCGCGGATCGCTCACGCTCGAGGAGCGCTACTACGGCAATGCCCGCAGTTTCTCGGACGCGCAGTTGCGGGCTGTGCTACCCGGGTTCCGTGCGGACTGGACCCACACCGATGTCACGGCAGCGTGGTACGCCGAATCCGACGGCTGGGACCCGGTGGCCCGCATGCAGCACATCGACCTGTTCACCTGGCTGCGCGGCGACATTCTGGTCAAGGCCGACAAGATGACAATGGCCAACTCGCTGGAGCTGCGGGTGCCGTTCCTTGATCCCGAAGTGTTCGCCGTGGCGTCCCGGTTGCCCGTGCAGGCGAAGATCACCCGCACCACCACGAAATACGCGCTGCGGCGTGCGCTGGAACCCATCGTCCCGGCACATGTGCTGCACCGACCCAAGCTCGGGTTCCCGGTCCCGATCCGGCATTGGCTGCGCGCCGGCGAACTGCTGGAGTGGGCGTACGCGATGGTCGACTCGTCGCAGGCCGAGCATC is a genomic window containing:
- the asnB gene encoding asparagine synthase (glutamine-hydrolyzing), which gives rise to MCGLLAFVADPARAASPTATAVQADNAIARALQAMRHRGPDEPGTWSDPDADGAVVFGFNRLSIIDIAHSHQPLRWGPPETPDRYVLVFNGEIYNYLELRNELATRHGAAFATDGDGESIVAGFHYWGTDVLTRLRGMFAFALWDTITRELFCARDPFGIKPLFMATGTGGTAVASEKKCLLDLADVVGFDTQLDARALQHYTVLQYVPEPETLHRGVRRLESGCYARIRPGQLEPAITRYFVPRFAATPITSDTQQARYDEITAVLADSVAKHMRADVTVGAFLSGGIDSTAIAALAIRHNPRLITFTTGFEREGFSEIDVAAASAEAIGARHIAKVVHADEFVAALPEIVWYLDEPVADPALVPLFFVAREARKHVKVVLSGEGADELFGGYTIYREPLSLKPFDYLPGPLRRSMGTVSKPLPEGMRGKSLLHRGSLTLEERYYGNARSFSDAQLRAVLPGFRADWTHTDVTAAWYAESDGWDPVARMQHIDLFTWLRGDILVKADKMTMANSLELRVPFLDPEVFAVASRLPVQAKITRTTTKYALRRALEPIVPAHVLHRPKLGFPVPIRHWLRAGELLEWAYAMVDSSQAEHLVDLAAVRRMLDEHRGGISDHSRRLWTVLIFMLWHAIFVEHSVVPQISEPRYPVQL